The Kluyveromyces marxianus DMKU3-1042 DNA, complete genome, chromosome 7 DNA segment GcaacacacacatacacacacacacgacacaatgttcaagaagaagagcttaGAAATGTTGTTTGAGTCGCCAGTGAGCGACGAGATGATCAAGTTTCTCACTGACCACGCCTTGAAGGTGATTCCAAGACATCAACAGAACTACATGCCCACTCCTCCCAGCACTCCAGGTGCTGGTGCTAGTACCAATGGCTCCAAGAACGGAGTGCCCAGTCTGATGACGTTCATCTCGAGACTGGTACGGTACACCAACGTTTACACATCGACACTGCTCACCACGGTGGTGTATTTGAACAGACTGCGGGCGCTGCTGCCCGCAGATGCAGCTGGTCTGCCCACGACGTGCCACAGAGTGTTTTTGGCATGCCTCATCCTCAGTGCCAAGTACCACAACGACTCGTCGCCATTGAACAAGCACTGGACAAGATACACCGATGGGATGTTCACGCTCAGAGACGTGAACCTCATGGAGAGACAGCTGTTGCAGCTGTTCGACTGGGACTTGCGCGTGGAGTCAGAAGAACTGTGGCAGAACTTGTACGCATTGGCCAACCCAATCAGAAGAGATCTCGAGAAGGGAGCACAAATCAACAAGTTGagacagcagcagcagcaacaacaaaagagcAAACAGGTATATTACCACCAACGTAATATATCTGCGTGCTCGAGCACTGCGACACTTCTTGGGAGCCGCAGTGGTTCGGTGAACAGTTTGGATATACTGAAAGAGTACGAGTCCTCGCCTGAGAACGGTTACAGCGAGACTTATGCGCAGAAATACAGCTTGGGTTCCGGCGTGGGCCCAAGTATGAGTACTACGACGCTGGCGCCCAGCCTGGCGCCCAGCCTCGACCCTAGATACAGCTACATGTAGCATTAATGGACATACATAGATAAATAGTTTTATACACAAATACGATACCCAATTGGCAGTATGCTACTTCACCTGGCGAGAAATAGTGGTCACGTGGCACTGGTCACTGGCACGGGCAGTGCCAGTGTCAGTGGCGGTGGCTATGAGATACTAACGGTCAAGAATACCACTAAACACCCAATCTGGGGgattcaacaattcaatcAAGCATTTCGTAATCTAACAACTTCAACTCTGACACTGgcactggcactggcactggcaCTGACACTGGCTTCTCTCCGGCCTCCAGCCTCCTGTCTCCCCactgttacccggggcACACACGTTACCCGGCGTCCccatgttacccggggcATCCAAGCCACCCAGAGCCCTCTTGTTACCCGGACCACCACCAACTAGGGCTTTACACCGTTGCCCTATAACCAAACGGGAAAACACACAGTTACCCGGGTGTATACTATCCCCGGGTaacgaggaagaagaaaaaatttttttttctcctcCTCCATCTCGCTCTGGCCTCCCGCCCCATTTCACAGCTATAAAAGGGCAACGTTTTTCGCACTTTGAAGTATATATTCTTCTGTTGtgaaataaatataatacacTATACTAATGTCAATCCCCAAGCATAAGTGAATCAATGTATAGCATCCCCATCAGAACACCCGCAGTAGCAAGGTCGCGATAAGTGTATCGCGTCTTGAGAATTCCAAAGACGAGAGAAACGCTGTGCACCAGTCTGAAAGCCTACAATGTACTCGTAGCGCTGTGAAGCATCAAGTATACCCAAATTTCTGAGGAATTTCTACTGATCCGGGCGTTTTCATGGGATGGGACAGCCCTAGTActttgcatttgcatttgcatttttaTCTGTATCTGTATCATTTGTAttgtatatgtgtataGAAAGAACCCACGTGATGTGCACGTGATCTAGAACTAAGTATTCGGATCTCGGGGCAATCGTGTTTAGGTTTAGGTTGAAGTTCAGGTTTAGGGTTTAATGCAACGCACCTGCCGCGAGATCGGcatttgcttttttttttaacatGAAACATGGTCTGAGACTTGGACAAATCGTGACGCCGGGACCGCGCGGTCTTTGCCGCAAGCGGTAATTTGTCTCTGCGCTGCATCCTGCGCTGCAGGCTGCGATGCGACCCGAATGGAAGTGACGCGGCATGTCTGCAGAGTGAGTGGCAGATTAGGGACATGGTCAAAAGGGCAGGCAGGGCAGGGCAGAGCAGGGCAGAGGGGGGCAAACAGACAGGGTGACACACCGCACCGCACATCGCGCCAACGCCGAGCCCTACCTTGCACAGCCACCAGACCCAGAAAATGGCGCAGAAGTTAGAAGCAAGGCAGACGGCCAGGCATACTGGCAGACAGAACCGGAACTCTCAGGAACCGTACTCCGGCCCAGAAACACATGCAGGGTCCATCCTCATTAGAGTTTGCTTTTACAAGGGGAAGAGAAGCCAGGGGAGGGAGAGAGACCTAGATGGGGCCTAGAAGGGGCCTAGAAGGGGactcaaaaaaaagaaacaaagaaaatatttcCAGGACAGACAGGaaaggagaaagaaaaaaacagaaatagaaatagaaatagaaaatagaaaatagAAATATACAAACAAATGGCGTGTAgtttaattaattatagAAGTGGTGCTAGAAGGGGACGTAGAATGGGGCGTAGAAGGGGCGTAGACACAGACGCGCCTGGCAAATGCCTAGCGTCAGAAACGTTTCAAAAGTAGAAAGCACTCTGTAAGCACTGTACTCTGGACTTAGAAGGTCGTGGAACGTCCTGGAATAGTGCAAGACAAGCGCGTCCTTTGCGATCGGATGTCCGAATCTCTGCACGCAGAAAGGGACGCAGCAGGGTGTTTTCTGGACAGACGCAAAGGGAGAAACTAGGAAATGGCGGcataacaaaaaaaacaaagaaagagacatAGCTCCGAGAATCTCAGGATTCACTGGGCTCTCTCCATCTCCCAGATTGCACGGTAGAACAGTGTCCGATACTTCCACTTCCACTTCCACTCCCACTTCCATTCTCACCAGCTCAGCTCTCAGTGTCCGGTGTCCTCCGATGTCCGCTCTGCTCTGCTCTTCCCCCCTGATGTCCTGATGTCCGATGTCCCGATGTCCccgttttttctttctcttgtcCATGCCCTAGCACCGCAACCCTGCAGCGCAGACTTTTTTTCGGCAtctcaaagaagaaaatgcacgagacagagagagagagaaaaaaaatcaaaacatTAAGCTAATGGTGGTACCCCTAGAAAACCCAGTGGCGCAGAGCCCTCTCTGCCCATCCTCATCTCTATCTGCCCATGTcccatgcccatgcccatgcccatgcccGTGTCCATGCTCATACCCATGCCTATGTCCCAGGTACGCGTTCTTCTCAATGTCATCATCTATTTCTAGCTTTGTTATGTTTTattctgttttgttttgttttgttttgttttccaacttcttctctaaacTGCTCTGTCTcccttccttccttcttcgCGGCAGGGATCAATAGAATTATCCCaaattttatatataaggagCCCGGATTGTGTAAACACCTACTTTCCCCCTTATTCTCCGTTTGAAAACTAGTTCCATATAGTATCCCATTATTACTCATTTCTCTCTTGTTAGCTCGTATTCCAGCCAAGCAAACGAAAAGTCCGTCGTTACTTACACTACACACAAATTAATATATTCCACACAAATGTCTGACAAGGTCGAAGAAGTTAGAGAAGCTGTTCCAgaacaagttgaacaagCCGCCGAAGCTGTTCAAGAACCAGTTGAAGAATCTAAGccagctgctgctgaagaaTCCAAGCCAGCTGCCACTGAAGAAGCTAAGCCAGCTGCCGCTGAGGAATCCAAGCCAGCTGCTGAAACCTCTGGTAAGAAGGAACCAACCTCTTTTGTCAAGAAATGGGTTGCtaagttcaagaagttgatcaaCTAAGTCTAGTCGAGTTAGTATTTCACACTAACTAACTTACTTCcgaaaaaaattataacATTATCATACAGCTTAATATACACACTGAcccatttccatttccttcCTATTCTCTTTCTATCTAATAATAAATCTTTCTAATTATCCTTAGTCTTCTAATTCCCATAATACTtaataattaattaattaatctAATCTATCTAATCTAATATGGTGTAATTTGGTCAATCATCTATTCATTCAGTACCTGGGGCTAGTCCCAGCTAGCTAGTCCTTCGATATGTATTGGCTCTTCCTTCCATTAGCCGCTGTGCTCTCtctttttgtattttttcgctttcctctttccctattgttacccgggggaAGTATCGATTACCCGGACgttgttgaaaaaaatggaaaactcCGATGACTTCGATGTGGTTACCCGGGGATACTATACATCCGGGTAACCACACACAACTCACCAAATATTCTCTCTTGAACAAAACACAACACAACATAACATAGTAGTAAGTAAGCACAGCTTTAAACATCCTTTGAAGGAGAATGCAACAACATTTAAGGCATAAACAGTCCCAAACAGACACCCAGATATAGACAGGAATATGTTCCAGGCCCAGACTCAAGGCCAGATGCAATCTCAGATGCAGGGACAGCTCCAGGGACAGCCCCAGGGCCAGCCTCAGGCGCCCGTTCCAGGAAACATGTTTACCGAACAAACTCGCAGAAAGTATTTCCCACAGCTCAAACCATACTTCCCTGGCCAGCCTGGCCAGCCAGGACAACCAGGACAACCAGGACAACCAGGACAACAGAACCAGATTCCCCAGGGTCAACAAAACCAGATTCCTCCAGGATTACAGCATCCCCAAGAAAACTCAGGCCAAGGCCAGGGCCCAAACCAGGGCCCAAACCAGGGCCCTGTGCCAGCACCTGGAGCAGCCCCTGGCCCCGGTATAGTACACGCCTTGGACGATCCTAACGTCTACCATTGGATCTGCCAGCTCACGTACGGGCCCAGCAAAGAACAAGCACTCCTAGAATTAGgcaaaaaaagagaacaatACGAAGACCTGGCCATCGTGTTATGGTCTAGTTTCGGCGTCATGACCTCCCTtataaaagaaatcataTCAGTATACCCGTTGCTATCGCCTCCAGCACTCTCGAACCAACTCTCGAACCGTGTTTGCAACGCTTTGGTCCTTCTCCAATGCGTCGCCTCCCATCCGGATATCAGACCCCAATTCCTACAGGCACACATTCCTCTTTTCCTATTCCCATTCTTGTCCACCACCTCGAACCAAAGAACCTTCGAGTACCTCAGATTGACCTCCTTGGGTGTCATTGGCGCCCTAGTCAAGAACGACTCCGCAGAAGTCATCAGCTTCTTGCTAAGAACAGACATCATCCCGCTGTGTCTCAGAATCATGGAAAACTCCTCCGAACTCTCCAAAATCGTCGCCATCTTCATCCTACAGAAAATCTTGCTCGACGATAACGGCCTACAGTTCGTTTGTGCTACTCCAGAACGTTTCTACGCCGTCTCTCAGGTCTTGGCCACCATGTTCAAACACATGTCCCAGCAACAGGTGCCCGGCAGACTATTGAAACACGTCGTCAGGTGCTACCTAAGACTATCGGATAACTTAGAAGCAAGAAGACTGTTGAAGCAGGTCTTGCCCCAGCAGCTAAGAGACAACACTTTCACCGAGGCATTGCAGGACGACGTGGGCACAAAACGTTGTCTTGCTCAATTGCTCCTGACCCTAGGCGAGGGCCAGCAGCAACcaccacaaccacaaccacaacaacaaccacaacagcagcagcagcagtagtagtagtatcCCACACATATGTATACACCCTCCCATACATAATGCACTGATAAATAGAAACACTATTACCAGTCACGTGTCAAATTACCCGCACACACCCAAGGTTACCCCCACGATTACCCACGGTTACCCTCACACCCGCGTTTACATGATTTTTCTTCGCCCAGCGATTTTAAAGAACAACGAATAAAACCAAACCTTACCCAAACAAAAAGgttcaaatatatatagaagtGGAATCGAAAACagggaaaaagagaacCAATTGCTCGGCTGTTTGCGACATTGACTGCCTGATTTGTTAAGTAATTGTCTACAGAAAGTTGTCCCAAAGGTCAATTGGAGAAGTTGAGGCAGGAGAAAAGTAAGATAAGATAAACGGACCagacttttcaaagatcagacttttcaaagattatACAACAGAGACATAGCAAGCTCCCTAGATCATGTCTACTCATACCTATAAGAAGTCTGAGGACCCACATAGTGGGTCGCTACCAGATAAAATGGCTATTTACCAGGACTGTTTGAACAGGTTCAACGAATCGCCAGTGAACCCGAAATTGTGCCGTACTCTGATCACTAGTTTGCTCGAGTTGTTGTCGCATGGAGAGACTTTCCCAAGGCAGGAAGCGACGGcgttgttcttttcgatTTCGAAATTGTTCCAGCACCCCAATGACTCGCTTAGACAGATTGTTTACGTGGCAATCAAGGAATTGTGCGGGATCTCTGACGATATTTTAATGGCTACGTCTTCGATCATGAAGGATGTTCAAAACGGGTCAGATTTGGTGAAACCCAATGCTATCAGGGCATTGATCCGTGTGCTAGACGAGTCTACTGCGTTTTCTGCTGAaagattgttgaagaactcgCTTGTGAGCAAGAACCCATCTGTTTGTTCTGCGTCGCTTGTTAGTTCGTACCATTTGCTACCGATTGCAGAGGCGACGGTGAAGCGTTTTGCCAACGAGACACAGGAGGCTGTGGGCGACTTGAAGCAGTTGCCATTTTCGGATGAGAATAGCAGGTACTATCCAACGCCATCGCACATTTCGCAGTACCACGCGTTGGGGTTATTGTACCGGTTGAAGAACCACGATAAGATGGCGTTGATCAAGTTGATCCAGCAGTTTTCGGGCCACAGCTCGCCATTGAAGAACGCGTTGGCTCAGGTCCAGATGGTAAAGATTGTGCACAATTTGGTCTTGAAGGACCCTCACTTGATTCCTCAGTTCTTGCCGCTTGCTGCTAACTGGTTGCAGAACAGACACGAGGCTGTTGCCTTGGAAGCGTGTAAGCTTGTGACGTCGCTATCGAACCTGGTGCCCAACGAGCTATACGTTGGAGCGATCTCCGTGTTGCAAGGGTTCCTATCGACGCCTCGCGTCGCCACGAGGTTTGCTGCTGTGCGTTTGTTGAACAGAATCTCGATGGTCTCGCCCGAGAAGATTGTTGTTTGCAATCCAGAGCTCGAATCCTTGGTCAACGACAGCAACAGAAACATTTCTACATACACGATAACCACGTTGTTGAAGACTGGTACCGACAAGAACATCGGCTCGTTGATCAAGACCATTACGAAGTTTATCCACGAGGTCAACGACGACTTCAAAGTTATCATCATCGAGGCTATCAGAACGCTATCGTTGAAGTTCCCTGAAGAATGCGACACGATCTTGCACTTTTTGATCGAGTCCTTGCAATCTGCTGAGGGAAGCTTACAGTTCAAGAACAGCATCGTGGAGGCTTTGATCGATTTGATCCAGTTTGTGCCTCAATCCAAGGAGAAGGCTTTGGAAGAGCTTTGCGATTTCATCGAGGATTGTGAGTTCAACGAGATTCTAGTGAGAGTGTTACATCTTTTGGGTAAAGAGGGTCCAACCACGAAGAACCCATCGTTGTACGTGAGACACATTTACAACAGAGtcattttg contains these protein-coding regions:
- the PCL1 gene encoding Pcl1p; amino-acid sequence: MFKKKSLEMLFESPVSDEMIKFLTDHALKVIPRHQQNYMPTPPSTPGAGASTNGSKNGVPSLMTFISRLVRYTNVYTSTLLTTVVYLNRLRALLPADAAGLPTTCHRVFLACLILSAKYHNDSSPLNKHWTRYTDGMFTLRDVNLMERQLLQLFDWDLRVESEELWQNLYALANPIRRDLEKGAQINKLRQQQQQQQKSKQVYYHQRNISACSSTATLLGSRSGSVNSLDILKEYESSPENGYSETYAQKYSLGSGVGPSMSTTTLAPSLAPSLDPRYSYM
- the CAF40 gene encoding CCR4-NOT core subunit CAF40, which gives rise to MFQAQTQGQMQSQMQGQLQGQPQGQPQAPVPGNMFTEQTRRKYFPQLKPYFPGQPGQPGQPGQPGQPGQQNQIPQGQQNQIPPGLQHPQENSGQGQGPNQGPNQGPVPAPGAAPGPGIVHALDDPNVYHWICQLTYGPSKEQALLELGKKREQYEDLAIVLWSSFGVMTSLIKEIISVYPLLSPPALSNQLSNRVCNALVLLQCVASHPDIRPQFLQAHIPLFLFPFLSTTSNQRTFEYLRLTSLGVIGALVKNDSAEVISFLLRTDIIPLCLRIMENSSELSKIVAIFILQKILLDDNGLQFVCATPERFYAVSQVLATMFKHMSQQQVPGRLLKHVVRCYLRLSDNLEARRLLKQVLPQQLRDNTFTEALQDDVGTKRCLAQLLLTLGEGQQQPPQPQPQQQPQQQQQQ
- the SEC21 gene encoding coatomer subunit gamma, with amino-acid sequence MSTHTYKKSEDPHSGSLPDKMAIYQDCLNRFNESPVNPKLCRTLITSLLELLSHGETFPRQEATALFFSISKLFQHPNDSLRQIVYVAIKELCGISDDILMATSSIMKDVQNGSDLVKPNAIRALIRVLDESTAFSAERLLKNSLVSKNPSVCSASLVSSYHLLPIAEATVKRFANETQEAVGDLKQLPFSDENSRYYPTPSHISQYHALGLLYRLKNHDKMALIKLIQQFSGHSSPLKNALAQVQMVKIVHNLVLKDPHLIPQFLPLAANWLQNRHEAVALEACKLVTSLSNLVPNELYVGAISVLQGFLSTPRVATRFAAVRLLNRISMVSPEKIVVCNPELESLVNDSNRNISTYTITTLLKTGTDKNIGSLIKTITKFIHEVNDDFKVIIIEAIRTLSLKFPEECDTILHFLIESLQSAEGSLQFKNSIVEALIDLIQFVPQSKEKALEELCDFIEDCEFNEILVRVLHLLGKEGPTTKNPSLYVRHIYNRVILENSVIRSAAVVALSKFALVKNDPELVHSIEQLLVQIKTDPDDEVRDRASIALEFIESVKAKSDVAPIAQNFIRPSTTYDVASLENKLSQYLSQGQEAFQEAFDPSSVAKYSEDELKALNLKRRQEQSLHQDGEGGASAATAGTTGSGAGHGAKKSHGIDSSTGDHHAGDAATDFFADDEEQSQQLSHFVTEMLELEQFQSFGKCLHSSKIVPLTEIEAEFVVKGIKHLFNDHVVLQFHITNTLKDIALDNVEVACQPEGLSDGALGDTEEFVLPIERLLPDESESCYVCFAKSHDCSPTDIIVERFSNSLKFQSKELDPSTSLPFEDDEGFEDEYEIDPLFLSPGDYMKPSFVSDFTSTFEELPHESVAVYNIVESNTLQEVIDKLLISTGGLPLDNSRIVSHDTTQHTLKISGKSILDNSKALLSIKMIKTSKGIALKAQVKSDNETLAEDLANNLI